In Lolium rigidum isolate FL_2022 chromosome 7, APGP_CSIRO_Lrig_0.1, whole genome shotgun sequence, the DNA window CAACACCGAAAGCCGCCGACATCACCGAAGGGCAAAGTTCCACCGAGACGAACTCCGCACTTCCTCTTGCCTCCGCCATCACCAAATGAGGAAGCTTGGGCACAACACGAGGCAACAAGAACTTCATACACTATCGAATAACGACAATCACCGAGACTGCACCGAAGACACGAACATCCCTGAGAGAAGGTCAACCAATGCCGCATCCATGCTTCGGCCAAGCCAAACAACCACTTGTCTCCCAGCAACGCCAACCAACCAGCACAGGGTGGCAGCTCCgaagacgatgcttccatccaggtacgcgacgtgcagcgccgccctcgccggatcaaagagatctagggtttcccccggagaaatGCAAATCCTGACCAAGGAAGAACTAGAAGTCCCCGAAAcaccgccttcaagaaggtagcggcaccCGTGGGTGTCGCCGGCGTCGACTCCGACAAGAGTAGGACTTTCGTCCGGATAGCAGCACCTCGGCAAACCTGCAACCGCCCCACCAATGTGCTCAAAGAATTGAACGTTGCCGCCGCCCTCAAGGATGACTGCATCGCGTCAACGACGCGCCGGAGCTGGAGAGGGAGGTCTGGCCACCCGCCGCCGGCAACCAGAAGTATGCAGGAGGCTCACCTGACCTCCACGCATCCGGTCGTGCAACGCACCTGCGTCATAGCCGCCTACTGCCGCAGCTAGCCGGACATCCCCGCTCAGCCTCAACGCCCGCTGCCGCCCGCTGCGAGGAGAACCTCTGTTCCCCTACCAGCAACCTCCGCCTGCAGCCTTTGGAGCAGGGCaacaaccgccgcctccaccccaAGCCCTCCGCCGCGAAGCCCTCcacgcagccgcccaccacgacgacgccgccgcccgtgctcgccaccacgccgccgcgccCCACGCTAGCCCGACGCCGCCGCTCGACCGCGCCAGCCCGCGACGTCCCTACCGAGCGATGGGAGAgggagccccgccgccgccgatgccgaccGGGCTTCGCCCGTTAGCGCGCCCCGGCGGCAGCGAGGAGAGGGGTGGAGGCGGAGGGTGTGGGTGTGGGCTccagcggctagggtttcccccggtcgcTCGCGGGAGGGGATAAGGTTTCCCTCGATCAGAGCATCTGTTGATTCCTCCAATTGATCTATATATTCACAAAATATAATGCCCAATCGAATCGATCGTGATTAATCCCACTTGCTTGGCGGCTGCCCACTTCCTCCAGGACTCCACAGTCCAGTCGCCAGAGCGCCATTCCCCTGCCTACGACCTGTTCCCATTTGATTGATTGCAAGATGACAATCTGTCTTTCCCATATCTTTTTGATCATCTCCTAGAAACCCTCACGGTGTAACCATCCAAGCTTAAATTTGAAACGATGTGTACACTGTAGCCTAGGTAATCCGGTGGTCAACcggatttttttcgataaagggaatatattaatatcaagagataccaattacacccagtctctgcaacaacgcaccaccctaatggcactacggacgcacacagccaaaaaaaggaaaataaaactaagaaaaaaagtcccgctacagtatctcgggcctaacaacagcaatacatccaccgccatgacaacacctgaattacagactctccaaaaaaacgacgcctccaagaagggaacaatgctcaaacaccgtcgtcgcccgatcaaagatcttaggtttttaccctgaagatagtccccgctctcaaaacaatgcctccaccaaggtcattgttaggcacaaccagttaaggccagaccttgggttttcaccctgaaaggtaggactctgcacttcacctgtgttgtcgcccccacttttataccgctgctgtgaagcccggaacagcaAGCAAGCTCCTCAACAGCgtgaagacttgaacctcccttagctagtcctcccctccggccttcatgaaattctcttcttccgactttcatcatggatccatagtcacttgatgtcaacacagaaaaaagagcttcgtgccgctccctccagaaccaagcggtcggaataaacgcatgggtgcgtaCGACcacatacctccgatccagcaaactccaggcaaagcactgttacattcgccggcggagccttccggaactcaacccaccGGCCATATCATGAGTCTAGgcttccggtaggtcctcctctttacGCAAGAGAggacctaggaccgccgcctttattcaggttggacccccacgtcggcgaccatcccgggctgtccaatccaaccctccaccggcgacaccatcgccggcttccaagctcctccatctcaccaccggatcgcggtgatagattaaagatccaccaccaccaaccgcaggccgaccctctccggcgaagaagaggccacctcctccatcgaacccaaggctgctgccccaggCGCCCTCGTGTCAACCGGATGGGTACATGGTGTGAAAAAGCCTCAATCCAAGGTAGAGCCCGTGCCGATACTATAGAAAATTTATATTCCCAATCAACGTCAATTAACTTTTCATATATAGGCTCAGAAAAGCTGTTTGCCCAAATAAATTGCATTCCTACAATTAAAACTTCTCTTGAATCCAATTTGTTAATGAATGGATTGAGTAGAAAAGGCTAATGATTATTAAATCTGACTCTACTATTCTCAAATAGAAATCTAAGTAAATTAAAATCCCCCAATAAAAATAGGGTATGGGTTTTCTTTAGCAAGGTTTATCATTTCTCGAAGAAAATCAGCCCTAGCATAGCTAATGATCATACACAGTTATGAACTTTATCTACAAAACTGACACAATATATTTTGGCAATGTCATTGATATTCAATTCTAAATCGATCAACacaatgaaaaatgaaaaagaaaaatctCATCATGAAAAGTATACAAAAGCTATCAAGTTTGAACTTCCAACTATCCTCACCATGATTTCTCATTTTCATTTCtcaatatgtggatatatttggaATTAGAAACTTTGGACATGATAAATACATGTAATTGCAATGCTGTGAATACAATTCAGGTTTTTCCAATGGTCATTAGGAATGCTAGTTAGGTGTCTAGCATACTACGTGCATCCAATCTTTGTGACAGCGTCTAGAAAGAAAGCCCccactgctgcccactcctcttgGATCTTCTCCTCGATCCCGCCACTGAACAACGGCGGGAAAAAGAGCCAGAACGACGTGGTTGTGACaaacatcaccaccatcaccgtcgCCACTACGCGAGGCGGCGAAGGCCACCCCCACGCCGTCCACCGCCGCGCGCACCACCCCTCGGCGATGCAGCATGCGCCATGCAGCAAGAAGAACGCCGATATCTCGCCAGTAGGCGGCCATTGTAGGGTGAAGTAGAATATCATGGCCTCGTGCATCAGCCCTGACACGGCGAACGACGCCAGGACGCCGGCAGCGACCCCGGCGCGGGCCCGCACGGGCTCGTAGACCGATGTCCTGAGAATGGCGGACACCATGAGGTTCCACCGCCGGCCCCAGAAGTCGCGCAGCGACGAGGCGAGGTACGGCCGGTCGAACTGCGGCTCCATCTCCATGCCGAGCGCGCCGCCGACGGCCGCGATGCAAGGGAGGAGGAGGTCCAGGAAGCAGTACATGTGGACGCCGTACAGAGCGAGGCGCAAGTAGAGATGCAGCCGGTCCCTGAACTGGTAGAGCCGGAGGACGGCGGCTAGAGCGGCGACCTTGACCGCGCAAGAAGCAAGGGAGACCGGCGCCTTGGCCTTGGACGCTCCCTCAGCGCCGCCGCGTAGCTTGACGGGTAGCAAGGCGGTGAAGAGGAAGGTGAGCAGTGGGAGGGCTGGGTCGAGCGGaccgcggccggcggcgagcaggCCGACCTTGAACATGCAGAGccaggcgaagaagaaggcggcaGTGCCCCGGACGCTGGCGGAGGAAGTGAATGCcaggggcgcggcggcgaggagcgcgAGCACAGGGAGAAGCGCGACTAGACGTGGGAGCCCCGGCCGGAGGAGGGAGGACGATGCGCGAGCGTACAGCGCGGCCGCCGCCACGACCGCGTACACCTTGGGGATGCTGTCCTGGAGCAACTCCATGACTTCGTGTGTCCCAATCTGTCGATGTTCAACGAATGGAAATTCTTACTAG includes these proteins:
- the LOC124673142 gene encoding probable long-chain-alcohol O-fatty-acyltransferase 4, translated to MELLQDSIPKVYAVVAAAALYARASSSLLRPGLPRLVALLPVLALLAAAPLAFTSSASVRGTAAFFFAWLCMFKVGLLAAGRGPLDPALPLLTFLFTALLPVKLRGGAEGASKAKAPVSLASCAVKVAALAAVLRLYQFRDRLHLYLRLALYGVHMYCFLDLLLPCIAAVGGALGMEMEPQFDRPYLASSLRDFWGRRWNLMVSAILRTSVYEPVRARAGVAAGVLASFAVSGLMHEAMIFYFTLQWPPTGEISAFFLLHGACCIAEGWCARRWTAWGWPSPPRVVATVMVVMFVTTTSFWLFFPPLFSGGIEEKIQEEWAAVGAFFLDAVTKIGCT